Proteins co-encoded in one Christiangramia fulva genomic window:
- a CDS encoding vanadium-dependent haloperoxidase encodes MKTKPKIPTLFWILLFLISGCQKEELSNDSVLNESLLQVNAEKAALSHTKQYSGEIANSWFSLLSDLCKDTPYFPPQAARLFAYSGMSLYESVVPGMPSYQSMYTYLTGNVIEVGKKKDYYWPASANAAMARLATRLLSDYPQPVNLQAITDLESSFNTEFLASISAEQLANSQQFGREVADAIYEWSTTDGTFLPCDPYVPTGEPGSWVPTPPDYYPAAGVCQGDLRTFVPGIFDYAMPPAPPTYSEDPASDFYKMNEEVYLISQNISSEDVVLSHAWEDIFFTNYNVPSHMIKLTTKIARDEGISLENGALLYAQEGLAMFDAIIVAIGSKYEYSLIRPVTYIEDVLGHVGWVGVYPAPQHPSYPAVAPSAAGSIVEILEQNFGTSYHFVDDIQEDIYGTWTYDSFDDLLKDIGRSRTHSGINYQFSVDAGITLGRKVGEKVSSLPFKK; translated from the coding sequence ATGAAAACTAAACCAAAAATTCCGACCCTTTTCTGGATCCTGCTATTTTTAATTTCAGGTTGCCAGAAAGAAGAACTCTCTAATGACTCTGTTTTGAACGAGAGTTTGCTCCAGGTTAATGCAGAAAAAGCTGCGCTCTCCCATACTAAGCAGTATAGTGGGGAAATAGCCAATTCCTGGTTTTCCCTGTTGAGCGATTTATGTAAAGACACTCCCTATTTCCCACCACAGGCGGCAAGGCTTTTCGCTTATAGCGGCATGTCCCTCTATGAATCGGTAGTTCCCGGTATGCCGTCATACCAGTCAATGTATACTTATCTTACCGGCAATGTTATTGAAGTTGGAAAGAAAAAAGATTATTATTGGCCTGCTTCGGCTAATGCAGCGATGGCAAGACTTGCAACGAGGTTACTTTCCGATTATCCACAACCGGTCAATCTTCAGGCAATAACAGATCTTGAATCCAGTTTTAATACTGAATTTCTTGCCAGTATTTCGGCGGAACAGCTGGCGAATTCTCAACAATTTGGACGTGAGGTGGCTGATGCGATCTATGAGTGGAGTACCACAGATGGAACATTTTTGCCTTGTGATCCTTACGTTCCTACAGGCGAACCCGGAAGCTGGGTGCCAACTCCACCCGATTATTATCCTGCAGCAGGAGTTTGCCAGGGTGATTTGAGGACTTTCGTTCCGGGAATTTTTGATTACGCAATGCCTCCTGCGCCTCCAACCTATTCGGAAGATCCGGCATCAGATTTTTATAAGATGAATGAAGAAGTTTACCTGATAAGCCAGAATATCAGCAGTGAGGATGTGGTGCTTAGTCATGCCTGGGAAGATATTTTTTTCACCAATTACAATGTGCCTTCTCATATGATCAAGCTTACCACCAAAATTGCCAGGGACGAGGGTATTAGCCTGGAGAATGGGGCTCTACTCTATGCGCAGGAAGGTCTTGCCATGTTTGATGCAATTATAGTTGCTATTGGTTCAAAATATGAGTACAGTCTGATAAGACCAGTAACCTATATTGAAGATGTATTGGGCCATGTTGGATGGGTTGGCGTATATCCAGCGCCGCAACATCCTTCTTACCCGGCAGTAGCTCCGAGCGCCGCAGGTTCAATAGTTGAGATTCTGGAACAAAATTTTGGAACAAGCTATCATTTTGTTGATGATATCCAGGAAGATATATATGGAACCTGGACCTATGATTCTTTTGATGATTTATTAAAGGATATAGGTCGAAGCCGTACCCATAGTGGCATAAATTACCAGT